From the genome of Thiovibrio frasassiensis:
GCGAACGGGAGATCCGGCGGGAACAGCTGGCAGCCAGCTTCCGCCGCCAGCAGGAGATGCTGGCCAAGGAGGAGGATTTCATCGCCCGCTTCGCGGCCCGCGCCTCCCATGCCTCCCAGGTGCAATCCCGGGTCAAGAAGCTGGAGAAGATCGAGCGCATCGAGCTGCCCGTGGAACAGCGGGTGATCAGTTTCGAATTCAACGAGCCGCCCCGCAGCGGCGACGACGTGGTACGCATGGAAGGACTGGCCAAGAGTTGGCCTCTGGACGGGGGCGGCGAACGGCCGGTGTTCAGCGGGATTTCCGGGGTGATCCAGCGGGGGGAAAAGGTGGCGGTGGTCGGGGTCAACGGCGCGGGCAAGTCTACTTTTCTTAAAGTATTGGCCGGCCAGACCGAGCCCAGCAGCGGCAGCGCCACCATCGGGGCCAATGTCAGCTTAGGCTATTTCAGCCAGCATGCCATGGATGTCCTGGTCCCGGAACGAACCGTCTTCGATACGGTGCAGGACGCCCTGCCCCAGGCCAATATCGGCACGGTGCGCAATCTCTGCGCCGCCTTTCTCTTTCAGGGCGATACGGTGGACAAACAGATCAAGCTGCTGTCCGGCGGCGAAAAAAGCCGGGTGGTGCTGGCCACCATGCTGGCGAAGCCGCTCAATTTCCTGATTTTAGACGAGCCCACCAACCACCTGGACATCCAGTCCCGGGAGATCCTGCTGGGCGCGCTGCAGAAATTCACCGGCACCGTGGTGCTGGTCAGCCATGACCGGCATTTTCTCCGCTCGCTGGTGAACCGGGTCATGGAAGTGGATCACGGAGAGATGCGGTCCTACGGGGGGGATTACGAATACTACCTGCGCAAATCGGGGCATCTGCCGCAATAACTGCGCGTTAGGCGCTGAGCCCCTTCTGCCGGGCGGCCCGTTCGAACATGAGGATCATCTGCGCCAGTTGCCGCTCCCCAGCGCTGGGCGGGATGAAATGGATACCGTAACTGGCGAATTTCGTCGTGCCGTTATCGGCCTTTCTGGCAATGGTTGCGGTTTCAAGCCTAACCAGCTGGCTCTCCACCCTTGCCGGCGCCCCGTATTCGTCTGCAGGCACCGCATGGTTGAGCTGGAGAGAGACCGCCTTAATATCGCTGGGCACCACCACCGGGGTTGCCTGCGGCAATCGGACCAGGACCCCGTTGGAGCTGAGGTCGTCAATCCGGCCGGCGAGCAACCATTTGCTGGCGGTCAGAAAGATGGCCATACTCTCGGCAGTGGGCACTACCCGGTAGGCATGCCGCCGCTGGATGATGGAAATCTCCGCCGGAAGCGCAAGCTCCAAATAGTCATCCTTCAAGCGAAAAATCCGGCTCTTGCCGACGATATTGCGGCCAAGCACATCACGAAACTGAAACTCCACCTCCTCGGTGGTGAATTTCGAACCCTTATCCCGCTTGGCCAGGATCAACCGCGCGGATGAGACCTTGACCACCCAGGCATCGCTGCGATGCCCATGCTGGACAATGCTCAGGGTTTTGCGCCGTTCCAGCATCTGCTCGAAGACCCGGCCGACAGCCCCCGCATCCCGAACAATCTCAACTTCAGACTCTTCCATCCCGTATAAAACTCCCTGCAACTCAGGTTCTTTCAGGTAACACCCGGAGACGACTCAAGGATACCAAGCTTTGCCCTCCCCGGTCAACAGCACCCCGTCCGGAAAAGGGAAAAAATGCTTTTTCCCCTTGCTTTTCCCCGCCGCTTTCACGACAATAGAAGCACGCCCCGATGGCCGCTTTTCACCCCCCTGCAGTTCCCCACAACTGCTCAGCGGCGAAGCCTCATCGGGGCTTCCTTATGCCCGGCTCAGCTGTGCTCGCGGGTCTTGCGGAAGACGATCTCCGGAAACAACTCCTGGACCCTGCCCAACCGCCATTCGCTTTCCGCCAGATAGGCCAGATGCCCCTCGGCGTCCAGGGCCAGATGGGCCAGGTTCTTGCTCTTGAACGCATCGAGCTTCTTGCGGTCCTCGCAGTCGATCCAACGGGCAGTCGCATAGCTCACCGGCTCATACACCGCGTCCACCCCGTATTCCGCCTTGAGTCGGGCCATGGTCACCTCAAACTGCAAAACCCCCACCGCGCCGAGAATATAGTCGCTGCCCATGGTCGGTCGAAAGAGCTGCACCGCGCCTTCCTCGGCCAGCTGCACCAGCCCCTTGTTCAGCTGCTTGATCTTAAGCGGATTCTTGATCAGCACCCGCCGAAAATGCTCGGGCGCAAAATTGGGGATGCCGGTGAACTTGAGGGGCTCCTTGTCGGAGAAGGTGTCGCCGATCTTGATGGTCCCATGGTTGTGGATGCCGATAATGTCGCCGGGCCAGGCCTCCTCCACATTGGTACGGTCCTGGGCCATGAAGATGGTGGCGTTGGCCAGGGCGACCTCCTTGCCGAGCCGGTGGTGCATGACCTTCATGCCCTTGGTGAACTTGCCGGAACAGATGCGGAAAAAGGCGATCCGGTCGCGGTGGGCCGGGTTCATGTTGGCCTGGATCTTAAAGGTGAAACCGGAAAAGGCTTCTTCGTCCGGGGAAACCATGCGGGTCGTGGTGGCGCGGGGTCCGGGCGGCGGGGCCAGCTCGACAAAGGCGTCCAGCAGCTCTTTCACCCCGAAGTTGTTGACGGCGCTGCCGAAGAAGACCGGCGTCTGGCTGGCCTTGAGATATTCCTTGTGGTCAAAGGGGCTGGCCGCCCCGGCCAGGAGTTCGAGGTCCTCGCGGAGCCGGTCTGCATAGCTGCCCAACATCTGCTCCAAAAGAGGGTCATCCAGGTCCTTGACCATGATGGAGTCTTGGGGCCGCCGGTCCTTGCTGGGGGTGAAGAGATTCAGCTCCTGGCGCATGATATTATACACCCCCTTGAAGCCCTTACCCATGCCGATGGGCCAGGTAAGGGGGGTACACTCGATCTGCAGCTTCTCCTCAATCTCGCTCAGGATATCGAGAGGCTCGCGGCCCTCGCGGTCCAGCTTGTTGATGAAGGTGATCACCGGGGTATTGCGCATCCGGCACACTTCCATGAGCTTCTCGGTCTGGGCCTCGACCCCCTTGGCGCTGTCGATGACCATCAGGGCGCTGTCCACCGCGGTGAGTACCCGGTAGGTATCCTCGGAAAAATCCTTATGCCCGGGGGTGTCCAGCAGGTTGACCTCAAAGTCGCGGTAGTTGAACTGCATCACCGAGGTGGTCACCGAAATGCCCCGCTCCTTCTCGATCGCCATCCAGTCGCTGACCGCATGGTTGTCGGTTTTGCGCGACTTGACCGCCCCGGCCATCTGGATGGCCCCGCCAAAGAGCAGGAGCTTTTCCGTAAGGGTGGTCTTGCCCGCATCGGGATGACTGATGATGCCAAAGGTCCGGCGCCGCTTGATTTCTTTTTCCAATAGACTGCTCATGTGCTCCTTCTCTCTCTGCTTTCCAGGTCGAAACCCGACCCACGGAACAGCGTATATACTCCAAAAAACGCATTTTGTCAGCAAGTTCCGCAGAATCTCCGTCCGCAAAAACAGCGCCCTCTCCCCCTCCTCAGCGCAGCACCGGAGAAAAAACGACAACCACTCCTCCCTTGCCTCCCATGGCCTTGGGACGAATTTGCTTTATGCATCTCCGACTGGGGTGTATACTTTTTTTATTTCTTCCCCTTCTTTCTTTGTGGTGACCCCCTTGTCTTTCAAGAAAAAAACGACAACCCGAAAATCAAGCCCCAGCCAAGCCGGCAGCCCGCGCAAACCCTCTGCCCCCGGCCGGTCGTCTGGCGGCCGAAAAACAACACCGCGAGAAAAACCCTTCGGTCAAAAAAACCAACGGCCGGGAGCGGAGGCTGCTTCCCCTCGCGGCCATAGCTTCACCAGAGGCAAAAAACCGCAGTCGGCAAACTCCGACGAGGAATGGTTCGAAACGCCTTCCAGAGCATCCGGTCGCCCGCCCGCCAATAAGCGGAAAGCATCTCCCGACAAACCATTCGCCCAAAAAGGTCCTCGGCCGGACGCTGCTTCTTCACGCGGTCGTGCTTTCACCGGGGCCAGAAAACCACAAGCGGCACGATCCGAGGAAGAAAACTTCCGGAAACCTGCCACGGCTTCTGATCGCCCATCCAGCACCAAGAGAAAATCTCCGGCTGAAAGACCCTTCGAGAAAAAAAACCCCAGGCCCGGCGCTGCTTCCGCGCCCGGTCGCGGCAGAAAGCCGCGGGCGGAAAGTTGCGAATTCGGGGATGAACCCTGCCGTGCACCTGCCTCGTCACCCGACCGCCCACCCAGCCGCAAGAGAAAATCAGCACCCAAAAAAACCTTCGGCCCAAAAACCCGCAGGTCCGCCGCTGATTCCTCTCCCGATCGTGGATTTAAAAGCGCCGGAAAATCACAGCCGGAAAGATCCGAAGAGGAACTGTTTTGGGCCCCTGCCGAGCCAAGCGATCGCTCCTTTGCCACCTTTCTCAAACCGCTCATTCCGGCACCGGCTTCCCCGGAGGAGGCCCGGACCATTCTCTACAGCTCTCCCTTGGCCCATCTCGATTATTCCGTTGAGCTGCAGATTAAAGACCAGGGATTGCTCGCCTTCTGGAAACAACACCGCCTCGCCGGGCAGCCGGAACAGATAATCCGCTCCCCCAAAGCCCGGGGCTACCGCACGACCTCAAAACGCAAGGCCTTCCTCCACGGCTCCACCCTCTACCTGCTACTGGGGGACAAAGCCGCTCTGCCCAAAAACCGGCAGTATTTCACCGCCTCACCGCTTGAGCCCACAGAACACGAGGTTATCTACCGCTTTCTCCAGCAGAAGCTCAGCGAACCCGCCTTCCGGCTCATCGCCGGCCATCTCAACTATCTCATCATCCGCGGCAATTACACGGAACAGGCGGTAATCTTCAATGTGGACCTGATGAACGGGCCGCTGGTCCGCAAGATGAAACTGCTGAGCGCACATCTCCAGAAGCTTCCGGTCGCGGTCACCGCCGCTTTCGTCTACCTTGACCCCACCCAGTCCGACTACTATCTGGAGAGCAAACGCCCGGCGGAGACCCTCCATTTCAAAAAGCTCTTCGGCCCGGATCAGCTGGGGGCCACCTACTGCGGCTGCCGCTACCAGTTCCACCCGACCTCGTTTTCCCAGATCAACGAATCCATGGTGGAAACCATGCTGGAACGGGCCAAAGAGCTGCTGGCCCCGAGCCAGGAGCAAGCGCTCCTCGACCTGTACTGCGGCTACGGGCTGTTCAGCCATTTTCTCGCCCCCGCTTACCGGCAGGTGCTGGCCGTTGACGGCGAAGGCCCATCCATTCGGGCCGCCGAGGCCAATAGCCGGTTGAACCAGAAACGGGGCGGCCAGGCCAAATTTCTCGCCCATCGGATTACCGTCGGATATCTGGAAAAAACCCTGCCGCCCCCCATGGCCAACGAAACAATCCTCCTCGACCCGCCCCGCCAAGGCCCGCTCCCTGGGGTGATCGCCTCCCTGGCCCGGAGGAAGCCGAAAAAGGCCCTCCATATCTTCTGCGGGGTGGACCAGATCCCCCCCTCCCTGAGAGAATGGCAGGCCAACGGCTACCAGGTGCGGCGCATCGCCCCCCTGGACATGTTTCCCGGCTCGGCCAATCTCGAAATCATGATTCTGTTGGAACCAAAGGCGTGATCTCCAAGAGCGCATAATTTTAAGCGAGCAAGATCCCCATGGCCCAAAGCGTGTACATCGTGGCAATCGGCCCCCAGAGCGGCAAATCCGTGGTCGCCCTCGGCATTATGGAGCTCTTGTCCCGCCGTTTGCGCCGGGTCGGCTACTTTCGTCCCATCATTCCCTCGCATGCGGCCGCAGACAACAACCTGCAATTGATCAAATTACGGTACCGCCTTGCCTTTGACTACGATGAAATGTTCGCCCTCTCCCACGACGAGGCGCAGCATCTTACCGCCGAAGGGCGCACCGACCAGATCCTCAAAACCATTCTCAACAAGTACCGGCAGCTGGAAAGCAAGTGCGATTTTATCCTCTGCGAGGGCACCGATTTCAGCGGCCTTTCCCTGCCCTTTGAGTTCGAGTTCAACGCCGAGGTGGTGAACAACCTGGGCTGCACTATCATGTTGCTCTTGAACTGCCACAACAAATCCCCGGCAGACATCCTCGACGCCCTGCATGTAGCCCAAGATTCCTTCCTCAAGAAGGGGTGCACCATCCTGGCCAGCGTGGTCAACCGGGTCGACCCCCTGCTCATGGGGACGGTACGGGAAAAATTAACCGAATACGGCCAGGGCGCAGGGCCGGTATATATCCTGCCGGAGGAACCGTTTTTAGGCAAACCAACGGTGGGGGAGATCGCCAAGGCTCTCGACGCCCAGATTCTCATGTGCGATCCGGAAGAGATGAACCGCGAGGTGTCCGACTTCAAGGTGGCGGCCATGAATCTGCCCCATTTTCTCGACCATCTGGTGGAAGGCGACCTGATCATCGCGCCGGGCGACCGTTCGGATATCATCCTCGGCAGTCTGGCCGCCAACTTCTCCAGCACCTACCCGAGCATCGCCGGCTTGCTCCTCTCGGGCGGCTTCGTTCCGGACCCCCAGATTTCCCTGCTTCTTCAGGGCTTGAGCTACCGCGGCACTGTCCCCATCATCAGCGTGCAGACCGACACCTATACCACGGCCATGAACGCCAGCGCCGTACCTCCCATGCTGACCCCGGAAAACGACCGCAAGATTGCCGCCGCCCTGGGTCTTTTTGAGACACATATCGACCTGGCCGAGCTGGAAGGGAGGATCTCCCTTATAAAATCCACGCGGGTCACGCCGCTGATGTTCGAATACAACCTGGTGGAGATGGCCCAGAAGCAACGGCAACACATCGTCCTGCCCGAAGGCGCGGAGGAACGGATTCTGCGAGCCAGCGAGATGCTTACCCGGCGCGGGGTGGCACAGATCACCCTGCTGGGCGACCCCGCCGAGATTCGCTCCACGGCCAGCAATCTCGGCCTCAGCCTATCGGGCATCGAAATTATTGATCCGCTCACCTCCGCTTTGCGCACAGACTTTGCCCAAACCTATTTCGCGCTCCGCCAGCACAAGGGGATTACCGAAAAGACCGCCTTTGACACGGTGGGGGACGTCAACTACTTTGGCACCATGATGATCCACAAGGGGTTGGCCGACGGCATGGTTTCCGGGGCGGTGCACACCACCGGCGACACCATCCGCCCTGCTCTGCAGATCATCCGCACCCAGCCGGATGTTTCTCTTGTTTCCAGCGTCTTCCTGATGTGCCTTGCCGACCGGGTCCTGGTCTACGGCGACTGCGCGGTAAACCCAGAGCCCAACGCCCAGCAGCTGGCGGAGATCGCCATAAGTTCGGCGCAAACCGCCAAGCTCTATGGCATTGACCCCCTGGTCGCCATGTGCTCCTATGCCACGGGTGCCTCGGGCAAGGGCGCCGATGTGGACAAGGTGCGCGAGGCAACCCGGATCGCGAAAGAACTTCGGCCTGAGCTCAAGATCGAGGGACCGATCCAGTACGATGCCGCCGTGGACGCCGGGGTGGCGAAAACCAAGCTGCCGGAGAGCCAGGTGGCGGGCAAGGCCACGGTCTTCATCTTCCCGGATCTGAACACCGGCAACAACCTGTACAAGGCGGTACAGCGCTCGGCCAACGCCGTGGCCATCGGCCCGGTGCTCCAGGGGTTGAACAAGCCGGTCAACGACCTGAGCCGGGGCTGCACGGTGCCCGACATCGTCAACACCGTGGCCATCACCGCCATCCAGGCCCAGGCCGCCCGTACAAGCCAAGGAAAAACTCCATGAAGGTTCTGGTGCTCAATTCCGGCAGCTCATCCATCAAGTATCAGCTGTTCGACATGCGGGACGAATCGGTATTGGCCGCTGGCAGCATCGAACAGATCGGCGAACCGGGCAGCCACCTCAGTTACGCGCTCCCGACGGGCCAGCCCGAGATGAAAAAAGCGGTCCAAACCCTGCCGGTTCCCGATCATCACCAGGGCTTTCAACGCATCGCCGCAGTCCTGAAGGAAACCGGAGCCCTTGCCAACCCCGGAGAACTCCATGCCATCGGCCACCGGGTCGTGCACGGCGGGGAACAGTTCCAGAAACCCGCCCGGGTGACCCCGGCAGTCCTCAGCGCGATCCGGGAGTTGATCCCTTTGGCTCCGCTGCACAATCCGGCCAACCTCCTCGGGATAGAGGTCGCCCTGGAAAGCGCGCCCTTGGTGCCTCAGGTTGCCGTGTTTGACACCGCCTTCCATCAATCCTTGCCCAGCCACGCCTACCGCTACGCCATTCCCAAAAAGCTCTACGAAGCGCATCAGGTCCGCCGCTACGGCTTCCACGGGACCTCCCACTACTATGTGGCAAAAAAAGCGGCGGAGTTTCTGGGAAAACCGCTTGACTCCCTCAATCTGATCAGCCTGCATCTCGGCAACGGGGCAAGTGCCGCAGCCATCCAGCAGGGAATTTGCATCGATACCTCCATGGGGTTCACCCCTCTAGAAGGATTGATCATGGGCACCCGCTGCGGGGATCTTGACCCGGCAATCATCTTTTATCTCGTGCGGGAAACCGGTCTTTCCGCCGGCGAGATCGAGACAATCCTCAACAAGGAAAGCGGCCTCAAAGGAATTTGCGGGGCCAACGACATGCGCGCGGTGGGCGAGCTGGCAGAAAGGGGCAATCCGGAGGCGCAGCTTGCCATCCGCATGTACTGTTACCGGATCAAGAAATACATCGGCGCCTACCATGCGGTGCTGGGACGGCTGGACGGGCTGATCTTTACCGGCGGCATCGGGGAAAACGCCGATTTTATCCGGGCAGGGTGCTGCGAAGGCCTTGACCATCTGGGCTTGGAGATGAATAATGGGGCAAATCGAGAACGGCGTCTGGGATGTGCCGCTCTGGAGAGCGGAACGAGCCGGGTGAAAATCTTGGTTATTCCCACCAATGAAGAGTTGGAGATTGCCGAACAGACGGTCACCTGTCTGAGCAGCAGCTAACGAGGAAGCGCACCATGCCTGACAAGACCATTGCCGCAAAAATCATCTTTCTGCTGAGCAGCTGTTTGCTCCTCAGCCTTACCGGGTGCAGCTTGCACAAAAGCGTCCAGCCCTCTTGGGAAAACGGGGTCCTGCGGGTCGGGGTTACCCCGAATTATCCCTGCCTTATTCATAAGGCCGCGGGGACGGGCGTAATTTCCGGATTTGAAGCCGAAGCCGCCGCGTTACTGGCCAAACGGTTACACAGCCGGCTCCAGTTTGTTGAGCTGGAATGGGGCGAGCAGATCCCCGCCCTGGAACGCAAGGAGATTGACATTGTCATGTCCGCCATGTCCATCACAGAGATGCGTAAAATCCGAGTGGCCTTCAGCGAACCGTACCTCACCATCAGCCAAATGGCCCTGACCACCAAGGAGGGGGAAGAAAAGTTTCCCTCCGTCCAGGCAATTCTTGCCTCCCGCACCGCCATCGGCGTAGAAAAGGGAACCACCGGAGATGTCTTTGTCCAGCGCTATTGCCCCACAGCGGAACCGTTTTTCTTCTCCTCGCCGGATGCGGCCGTGCAAGCCCTCCGCGACAAGCGCATCGAGCTGTACATCGACGACGGCCCGATCCTCGGCGCCTATGCCGCCGCAAACGAGGACGAGGGGCTGGTCCTGCTCAAGACTCCTTTGACCAAGGAAGAGCTTGCCTGGGCGGTCCGCCGGGATGATCAGTCTCTGCTCAAAAAGGTGAACTTTGCCTTGGAGACATGGAAAGAAGATGGGACCCTCGAGAAACTCCTGAAAAAATGGCTGCCCGCTGAGAACTGAACGCCGGACGCGCGTCAGGTTTGCTGGGCCTTGCGCCACCCCGCCGCCTTAAGGCGGGCGATGCGCTCGATATTCCAGCTCTGGATGACCTGAAGATATTGCCGTTGATCCTCGCGCTGGAGGGCCATGATCTTTTCTTTTTCTTCCCGGATATCCTCCCGCTCGCCAGGATACATCTCCAGCCAACAGGCATACCCCTGATCAAAGAGAAATTCCGGGCAAACCGCCCCAGGTTCCAGCTGCAATTTTGCCGTGAGCAGCATGGTGGCGAGGAGCATATCATACTCAACCACCCAACCGTTGTCATTGAGCATGGAGCGGACATCAAAGCCGGTGTCTCCCGGGCAATTCGGACAGAATACCCGCTGGATCACGGCTGAATGCAAAAGATTGTCGCGGAGATGAAACTGAACGGTTTTGCTGCCGCACTCGCAGGTTTTTCGCACATCAATGCACATATCGCCCCTCTGTTCTGCTGTTTCGTTCTTTTTTCCTGAGGCCAGAAATCCCTTCCGCCTTCTGGCCGGGATTTTCAGTACTTTCTCGGCAGCGGAGATGAATCCTTGCGGCCATCGATCATCTTCTGGAGTTGCTGACGTTCGGCCCGGGCATCGGCAAGTTCGCCCTGGATCGCCGCCTCCTCCTCCGGCAAGGCGGAAAGCAAAAGTTTTTCCAACCGCCCCACCTGTTGTTGCGCCCGATAGAGTTCCCGAGCCAAATCCCGTAAAGACATGCGTCTCCCTGTGTGCTTTCTATTTTTGTAAAACCCGAAAAGCGGTCAGGGCAGCGCCATGAAGACCCGCTCTCTCCGCCATGATCATCCTAACCGGGATAGAGGAAAGGATCCCGGCCATGCGCCCTTTACCGACAAAGCGCGCCATGAATCGCTTCGGATCAAAGACGGGAAGAAGCTTGGGCAGCATGCCGCCCCCCAGATAGAGCCCCCCGGTGGCAAGAAACTTGAGGGCCATGTTGCCCGCCTCGGCTGCGAGAATTGCAAAAAAAATCTCCAGGGTCAGGCGGGCAACCCCGCCATCTTTTTCCTGGGCCTGAGCCACAATAACCGGTGTCATATCAGGCACATCGGCCAATGCCGCCGCTAACTCGGGGGGGACCTGCATCCCTGCCCCTTCGGTCAGATAGCGATAGATATTCGGGATTCCTTTTCCGGAACAGACCAGCTCGTAGCTCACATGGCCGTGTGCCGCCCGCAAAAAGGAAAGCAGCGCTTCCTCCATCTCCGAGGTGGGGGCAAAATCGGCATGCCCTCCCTCCGATGGGTAGGCGGCATAGCCCGTGCCGCTCCAGCAAAGATAGGCTTCGCCAAGCCCTGTCCCGGGGGCAAGGACCGCCATGCTGCCTTGGGGGACAGGGGTCCCGCAATTTACCACCAAAAGATCTTCCGGCGGCAAAATCGTCACCGACTCGGCCACGGCCACCAGATCGTTCAGGACAAGAACCTCGGCAAACCGGAACCGATCCCGCAAGGCCTCCTGATCAATGAGCCAGCCCAGGTTGGTCATCCGGACCCGCCCGCCGACCACCGGCCCGGCCACGCCAAAGACCGCCACCTGCGGAGACTCCTCAGGGCCGCGGAGAAAATCAGCGATTATTCCGGAGAAATCGCCATAATCGCTGCTGGCGAAGCGCTGTTCCCTGACCAGGCAATACCCATCACCTGTTGTGCTATACAGGGCCAAAATGGTTTTTGTCCCGCCCAGATCACCTGCCAGAAAATAACCCATTTTCCCTCCAAGCATGGGGGTAAAACCCGCCCTCACCGTAAACGGGCTCTGCCCTAGCAAAAGAGGCCGTCCCCATACGGAGGCGGCCTCTTACAAAAACGTGCACTCTCAGGGACTTACCGGAATAGGCAAGCACCCGCCTCGGCTATCAGTCTGAACCCTTACCCCCCTCAACCAGTCGGGTGAGATGTCCAATATTGTCACGGAGCATCATGGTCTGAGCGGTGACCGCCTCGGAGGCTGCGGCCAGTTCCTCGGCATTGGCCGCCATCTGCTGGGTGCCGGTGTCCATCTCGGTTACGGCCTTGTTGATCTGGAGCACTCCCTGGGTCTGCTCATGGGACGCGGTAGAGATCTCCTCCACCAGGATAGCCACCTTCCGGGAGCCATCCACCACATCCTTGGATTCCGCCACGACCTCATTCACCTTCTGCAACCCATCATTGACATTGCCGATGGCCCGCTCAATCAGATCACTGGAGCTTCTTGCCGATTTGGCGGTGCGTTGCGCAAGATTGCGCACCTCATCGGCAACCACGGCAAAACCTTGACCCTGTTCCCCGGCCCTGGCCGCTTCCACCGCCGCATTCAAGGCGAGAAGATTGGTCTGGAAGGCGATCGCTTCGATCTCACGGATGATGGAAGCGATCTCGTCACTATCCTTCTTGATGTTCTGCATGGAAATCTGCATCGCCGCGACATTGACATTTGCCCTGGAACCAATCGATTCATTCTGTTTCATCGAGGAATTGGCCTCATGGGAATTGGTGTCATTCTGCTGGACCATGGCAGTGATCTCTTCCAGGGAAGCACTGGTCTCTTCCAGCGAGGCGGCCATCTCCGAGGCCATTTCCGCCACCATTTGAGAGGTGCTTGCCGTCGCCTGTGCCTCTTCGGAGATGCGGTCGGCGCTCTCGTCCAGATCGCTGACAATGGCGTTGATGGAGTGGACCAGCATCTGCACGACAAAAAAGGCGAACAAACAAACAACCAAAAGGGAGATCGCCCCGCCAACGATGAAGAAGAGACCGAACTTCTTCACCTCAGCCATGGCCTCGGCCTTGGTGGCTTCCTGCCCTCCGCGCAACTGATCAACCGCAGTCTTGGTGCTTCCCATCAGGCTGTAATACTTTTCAAAAAATTCCCCGTCAAAGGCCTCCAGGGCATTGGCCTTGTCCCCTTTTTCCAGGGAGGGCAGGATCTTTTTGTTGATGATCTCGTCCATCTTCGGCCAGGAAGCGGCCAGCTCTTCATAGGAGGCAACCACATCCGAGGCTACATCCACAGCATGACAAGAGCCGCAATACAATTTTTTGCTTTCCGGCTTGACGAGGCTACCCTGCATTTCGACAATGGCCTCCTCAAACTTCTTACTGGTGGTTTTGAGGCCACTCAAGGTTTCCGGATCGTACTCCATGATCTGGCCCTTGAGGATGCTGTTGAGAAGGTTGAGGTTGAGGCGGATGCGAGCGACCTTGTCGATATAGTCCATCTTGAGTTCGATCCCGGTATACATCGCACCACCGATCTGCACCCGCTGGATGATGTACTGAGCAATCCCAACGCTTGAGACCATGGACAACGCAACAAACCCGACCAGAACAAAAAGTTTTACCCGCAGGCTCAAGCTGTCAAACCATCTTTTCATAGCGCCCCCTCAATGCGTGCCTCGTTAAATCCAAATCAAACAATTTTAACATTATA
Proteins encoded in this window:
- a CDS encoding substrate-binding periplasmic protein, encoding MPDKTIAAKIIFLLSSCLLLSLTGCSLHKSVQPSWENGVLRVGVTPNYPCLIHKAAGTGVISGFEAEAAALLAKRLHSRLQFVELEWGEQIPALERKEIDIVMSAMSITEMRKIRVAFSEPYLTISQMALTTKEGEEKFPSVQAILASRTAIGVEKGTTGDVFVQRYCPTAEPFFFSSPDAAVQALRDKRIELYIDDGPILGAYAAANEDEGLVLLKTPLTKEELAWAVRRDDQSLLKKVNFALETWKEDGTLEKLLKKWLPAEN
- the glk gene encoding glucokinase; amino-acid sequence: MGYFLAGDLGGTKTILALYSTTGDGYCLVREQRFASSDYGDFSGIIADFLRGPEESPQVAVFGVAGPVVGGRVRMTNLGWLIDQEALRDRFRFAEVLVLNDLVAVAESVTILPPEDLLVVNCGTPVPQGSMAVLAPGTGLGEAYLCWSGTGYAAYPSEGGHADFAPTSEMEEALLSFLRAAHGHVSYELVCSGKGIPNIYRYLTEGAGMQVPPELAAALADVPDMTPVIVAQAQEKDGGVARLTLEIFFAILAAEAGNMALKFLATGGLYLGGGMLPKLLPVFDPKRFMARFVGKGRMAGILSSIPVRMIMAERAGLHGAALTAFRVLQK
- a CDS encoding methyl-accepting chemotaxis protein — its product is MKRWFDSLSLRVKLFVLVGFVALSMVSSVGIAQYIIQRVQIGGAMYTGIELKMDYIDKVARIRLNLNLLNSILKGQIMEYDPETLSGLKTTSKKFEEAIVEMQGSLVKPESKKLYCGSCHAVDVASDVVASYEELAASWPKMDEIINKKILPSLEKGDKANALEAFDGEFFEKYYSLMGSTKTAVDQLRGGQEATKAEAMAEVKKFGLFFIVGGAISLLVVCLFAFFVVQMLVHSINAIVSDLDESADRISEEAQATASTSQMVAEMASEMAASLEETSASLEEITAMVQQNDTNSHEANSSMKQNESIGSRANVNVAAMQISMQNIKKDSDEIASIIREIEAIAFQTNLLALNAAVEAARAGEQGQGFAVVADEVRNLAQRTAKSARSSSDLIERAIGNVNDGLQKVNEVVAESKDVVDGSRKVAILVEEISTASHEQTQGVLQINKAVTEMDTGTQQMAANAEELAAASEAVTAQTMMLRDNIGHLTRLVEGGKGSD